A genomic stretch from Anaerococcus mediterraneensis includes:
- a CDS encoding redox-sensing transcriptional repressor Rex: MNKQNISLSVIKRLPKYYRYLESINEKGIIRVSSKELSEITGLTASQIRQDLNHFGCFGQQGYGYNVKELIAELSKIIGVDKKYKIVLLGYGNIGHALYKYKSFGDLGYNFEAVFDVESRKDAEDGVEVRDIKDLRDFLEKNPVDIGIIATPKKAAQDLADILCECGVKGIWNFSPVDLKVKNGTVIESVHLDESLFTLTYFMNSPEDFIF, translated from the coding sequence ATGAATAAACAAAATATTTCTTTATCAGTAATCAAACGATTACCAAAATACTATAGGTATTTAGAAAGTATTAATGAAAAGGGGATTATAAGAGTATCCTCCAAAGAATTATCAGAAATCACAGGACTTACAGCTAGTCAAATCAGACAAGACCTAAACCATTTTGGTTGCTTTGGCCAACAAGGATATGGCTACAATGTAAAAGAGCTTATAGCTGAGCTATCAAAGATAATAGGAGTTGACAAAAAATATAAAATAGTCCTCTTGGGCTATGGTAATATAGGCCATGCTCTTTATAAATACAAATCTTTCGGAGATTTGGGCTATAATTTTGAAGCGGTTTTTGATGTGGAAAGCAGAAAAGATGCAGAAGATGGGGTAGAAGTTCGTGATATAAAAGACTTAAGAGATTTTTTAGAAAAAAACCCTGTTGATATCGGCATAATAGCTACACCAAAAAAAGCTGCCCAAGACTTGGCAGATATACTTTGTGAATGTGGAGTAAAGGGAATTTGGAACTTCTCTCCAGTAGATTTAAAAGTTAAAAATGGCACAGTTATAGAATCTGTTCACTTGGACGAATCACTATTTACCTTGACTTATTTTATGAATTCGCCAGAGGATTTTATATTTTAA